The following coding sequences lie in one Bifidobacteriaceae bacterium genomic window:
- a CDS encoding malate dehydrogenase: MARSGKATVIGAGFYGSTTAQRLAEYDIFDEVVLTDIRDGWSEGLALDLNSSRPIEGFETRVIGKTTTTDGQGYEVIEDSEVVVVTAGVPRKPGMSRMDLLGVNAGIVRGVAENIAKYAPNAVIIVVSNPLDEMTTLAQLASGFPHHRVLGQAGVLDTARFTYFVADKLGLPVGAVKTLTLGSHGDTMVPVASACTVNINGEVKLLADVLPPADIDALVTRVRGGGAEVVALLKTGSAYYAPSAAAARMARAVAADSGETVPVCAWLTGQYGISDVYLGVEAKLGKAGVKEIVERQLSDAELTQLQEAAAAVKSKAADVANM, from the coding sequence ATGGCACGCAGCGGTAAAGCTACCGTCATTGGCGCCGGATTTTACGGCTCCACCACCGCTCAGCGGCTCGCTGAGTACGACATTTTCGACGAGGTCGTTCTGACCGACATTCGAGACGGCTGGTCTGAGGGCCTGGCTCTTGACCTCAACTCCTCCCGCCCCATCGAGGGCTTCGAAACCCGCGTGATCGGCAAGACCACCACCACGGACGGCCAAGGCTACGAAGTCATTGAAGACTCCGAGGTGGTCGTTGTGACGGCGGGCGTGCCGCGCAAGCCGGGCATGAGCCGGATGGACCTGCTCGGGGTCAACGCGGGGATTGTGCGCGGCGTCGCGGAGAACATCGCGAAGTACGCGCCGAACGCGGTCATCATCGTGGTGTCCAACCCGCTCGACGAGATGACGACCCTGGCCCAACTCGCCTCCGGCTTCCCGCACCACCGCGTGCTGGGGCAGGCCGGCGTGCTGGACACGGCGCGTTTCACCTACTTCGTGGCGGACAAGCTGGGCTTGCCGGTGGGCGCGGTCAAGACCCTGACCCTCGGTTCGCACGGCGACACCATGGTGCCGGTCGCCTCGGCCTGCACCGTCAACATCAACGGCGAGGTCAAGCTACTCGCGGACGTCCTCCCGCCAGCCGACATCGACGCGCTGGTCACCCGCGTGCGCGGGGGCGGCGCCGAGGTCGTCGCGCTCCTCAAGACCGGTTCGGCCTACTATGCGCCGTCCGCCGCCGCAGCCCGCATGGCCCGCGCCGTCGCCGCCGATTCGGGCGAAACCGTCCCCGTTTGCGCCTGGCTGACCGGCCAGTACGGCATTTCCGACGTCTACCTGGGCGTCGAGGCCAAGCTCGGCAAGGCGGGCGTCAAGGAGATCGTGGAGCGCCAGCTCTCG